The sequence AGTTATGTTTATggtattatttgttttgtcttcctAACTACATTAGGCAAGTGCTCTATATGTATCATATACACTCGGATGCACTTCAAGCTAAGGGTGGCGTCAGACAAACACAGAAAGAAGTCATTGGATAATAATCCTTCATCAAAATCCAATACTGATTCGATACGTCACTGATGATAAATCTTGTAAATTTCGTCTTCCTCTTTCATTCACATCTTCAGATTGATTCCTCTTATTCGATGTTCGTCtggcccaggagagagagagagagagagagagagagagagagagagagagagagagagagtgagagagagagagagaggtccagacTAGTTTATAACTTGAAGATGTCACTCACCGATGGCTTCTTTTGAAAGGAGGGAACATCTCAATGATATCTGACGTCAAACTTTGATTAACATCAATGAGTATTTATGGATGCAATAAATATGCAATGGGAAGCAATAAGGaaattcattggaaaaaaaaatttgtttattttagCAATTATCCTCATGTCCAAAAGGAAGTTTCAAAAAGTATTCCATTTGATTTGTGTATCCATCCTGTTTGCAAAAATAGTGAAGCTGCAGGGTCCTCCTTCCCTCTATGTCTAAAGAAATATCTTCTGAGGTTATTTTTATCCATCAACTTCAATAATAAGTATTTCTTTGATAGTTTAAATGGAACTTTTATCTAACtgttcttttttcctcttcttcacacTCAGGAGGGGGGTGGTGAGCAGACACCCTTCCCCTCCCCtctatcatcctcctcctcctcctccctccaccTCTTCCTCCCATCCTCTCCCCACCTTCTCCTCCCCTCCGATCACATCCTACTCCCCTCCCTTCCCATCTCCCCTTTCCTTCCCCTCCTCAGTTCCCTTCCTCTTCCCTCCTCTCGTcatcccctccccttccctcccctgcccttcccctcccttcccctccctccccttccctccctaCCTTCTCCTCCCCTCCGATCCCATCCtactcccctcccctctccccctttccttccCCTCCTCCGTGTCCTTCCCCTCCCCTACCCACCTTCTCCTCCCCTCCGATCCCATCCTACTctcctcccttcccctccccctttccttcccCTCCTCCGTTCCCTTCCCCTTGCCTCCCTTCCTCATCCCCTCCCCTCCTCATCCCCTCCCCTCCTCAACCCTTCCCCTCCtcatcccctcccctccccctcctcttcccctctcctcccctcccttcccctccctccccctccatcCCCATTAACAAAGATAAAACCTTGGGAGGGAGACCAACACCGAGAGCCACTGGTCCATCTGATTCCCCATTAACCTTTCCTGCAAAGAGGTAAACAGCAAAAGATGGATGTTCTTAAGgttttgtattttataaatacTCATTAATGTAACACCAGtccctctcatcatcatcatcatccgtagtTCTTCTCAGGTGAAGGAACCAGACTCTTCTTCTGCTTCCAAAACTCGTCTTTCAAACTCAACTATCTTCAGACAATTTCTCATCAGATCAATAGTGAAGACTTTAGAAATTCGAGACATTTTCAAAATTTGTCCATTACAACGTTGGAATAAGTCTCCAGTGAATAACTTTTCTTTCCATTAGGGAAAAAACTGATTTACGGTGTGTCAaagaaaattagagagagagagagagagagagagagagagagagagagacgagagagagagagagagagagagagtgagagaataaaAGATGAACAGACCTTTTCACTTGTTATAACCACCATCCCCCCCATCCCTTCTTTTGTCATCTGTAGCCTACCATATCATGCATCACACTCCCCAAAAATCAAATCTTTATGTCTGTTCTTTTCTATCGAATAGAATGTGGACTAAATATTTAGTTACATATGTACAAACAccccacacacacattcaacctttatcaccctcttccccctttcctaactacaaaacgctATTTTCAGCAATTGGTGTTCCGAGTGGTTGTCGTCCAGcgtgacacacacacagatatatatatatatatatatatatatatatatatatatatatatatatatattatatatatatatatatatatatatatatatatatattatatatatatatatattacacattcgtCCACAATAATACAATCGAGAGAAATTTGTGGCCACCTTTATTCCCGAAGGGCAACAAGAGGCACTTAAATACGATGGTTAATTTCTGTGTCTCTTCTTTTACTCGTAGGGAAAGAGGAAGCATCAGCTGTTTTTAAAAGTAGAGTCATTTTAATTAGGCAGCACACCTAGCCCCCTTCCTACTGGGGGTGGAGGAGGTGCGACCTAGAGTGACCCTACCCACAAGGCCCCCCGCCCCACCCACGCTTCTAATCCCTTATGGTCCTTTCTTGAAACATTTCGGGTAAGATGGTCCGTAGTTTCTCCTCTTACCCCTTTTAAAATTGTTTAGAGTCATTAAATGAAGTCTTTGGTTTATTAGAAAccattttgtaagaggctcatgtTAACGACCCCAGATGACCCATTTGGGCTAATTAGACCTTTCTTTAAATGAAGTTCTCCAGTAATAAGAAGTGACTTATTCAGGAATCTTCTCTTGGTCACTATAAGAGGGAGTTGGGATTCAACCTCCTTTCGTTCTTAATAAAATCCAAAGGGAAATCTGCTCAGTTGGATTTTCTTATAAACATTAAATGAATTAatacctcaggagagagagagagagagagagagagagagagagagagagagagagagagagagtcccaatcAGGGTCTAGAGGCACGTTATCTAAGTGGTCCTTTTTATATTGTTAGATCAAACGTCTCTTTCTCTTGTCATTCGTTATCATGAACATCGTTTTTCTGTTCTTCTCTTTTATTGATTTAtgttattgctgttgctgttgatATTCGCATCAACTTCTATGAATAACATATTTTATCACTCGCTCATATTTACCACATATGTGACTAAACAATTCCTATTTCTTTGGAATGTCAGGATACTCCGTCATCATCATAATTGTGGTAACTGGATCCCAATATCAAAAGTTCTGAGAATAAAACCGACATGAACTTTGAAGGCAAAAAAGACTAAATGTTTTTCAAAGCATCTTTTTTCTATGTCATGAATTTCCCGTAATCACTTGTGGACAGACgagaacatttttgtcttattaccAAACGGTCAGgagttttggtattattttttttttttttggggggggggggaaactgagTTAAGACGAATATTCTTGATCCAAATTACCGAAGTTATGGAAATGAATACTGATTCTTTCCTTAGATACACTAGTATATCTTTGATGAGGAGAATTAAAAAGATTTTCTTTTGGccaaaattatttcttttagattTCGAAAGTGAGAATCACTATTAAACATTATTTttgccatagctctttgagttataattagctttttatgtttcaaggctttagtaagactaagtttctgatgcataagttaatactggtacgaccatttgattaaatactttttcttattagagagagagagagagagagagagagagagagagagagagagagagagagagagagaggagagagagagagagagagagagagagaatggaagtttACCCTagattatctcattttgtttaccaaaagctctccataccacgtttatacttcttttattttttatctcatgttatgggaaccacttactgtctgtcctaagtatgtaaattcattaagaatctccagacgttcgtccataactcctatttgctgtctctctgccttttcatatcaataaagatatttatGCAACACTGTATTCatgaatagatttatataaaatgataTGTTGTACAATTATAGTTTCAAATTTCCCTCATTATCAAGAATCATAAGGATAAGACTGAAATAGACCAATTATTTTGTTTGATAACATTGATATGACAAATAACTGCTTCTAAACAtttcattgtttttgttttaaaaatgtttgggtattaaaaaaaagtcttattccATAATAGTAAGCTTTCAAAATTCATTCCAAAAAtatcacagaaaaagaaaatatgattatcaaTTGCTAACGATTTGAACATATCTGAATGTTAGTATCCAGAGTATaattcctctttcttcttcatGGAACTACGGTATATATAAAAAGGGCTACTTCTTCTTGGCCTCTGCCAGCAGTCCCTAGACCTCCACCGGGTGCCAGAGTCCGGAATCCATTTATGGGTAGTCAGGTACAAGGGTGCGTATGAAAGATTCTGGCCTTGCCCTCGCAAGTGTAGAGGTAGGAATTTAAGTCGTTAGGGGAGAACTGATTTGGCAAAGTATATTATTGAGTGTTGTGGTAAGGTCGTTGGCAAAGCGAGGAAGGTAATGATTTTTTAGCCTCCACCACGTTGGGAGAGGAATGGCATGGCAAAGTAAATCGTTGAGTATTGCGGTAAGGTCGTTGGCAAAGCGAGGAAGGTAATGATTTATAGCCTCCACCACTTCTTCTGGATGATCATTCAGCTCCTGAGTCACGTCTGGACTAACTTCAACGTTGTTCTAAGAAGAAAGATACAAATAGACATGGTGGAAATCGTAATCATAACACCAATTTCACGAGACTGTCCAatcattcacaattttttttttttttttagttagatcaATATTTTCTCCATTGCATAATGTTCTTATAAACACGGAAATAATGACTAAACTGAATGATAAGAGTTGACCGTATAAGGGATTTAattaaggaagagaaaagggagcaCTTACACATATTCCATCAGCATGGAAGGTCATATTGAGAGATCCACTGGTGATGCAGAGATTGAAGGGATACTCCCTGTAACTGTCAATTTCGAACCTCAACTCCAGAGTATAGTTAACCAGATGCGagctaataatagaaaaaaaaaacattgttaacgGCAATTGGCTAATCTTTCATCTTTTAAAGTTCAAATTCGACAAGAATTTTTGTTTAACAATGCTACAGGAAGGACAGGTAATATACGGGTAAAGTCAGTTTTGGAAATACTCACGTAAAGTTGGTTTTTATTGGAACGAGAAAACCTGGTTGATTAATGTCGATATCGGCATGACTGGTATTAAATTCCAAATTGTGTCCTATGAGGTTCAGTATTGCCTATAAAGATCAGGAATTATTCATAGAGACAGAGAATTTGTGTGGTATTAATTAATTAGAAGTAGATGAGAATTAGGAAGAAGACACATGAATCATTTCTTCTGTTAAAGAAACGATATAAAAAATCGAACGAGCCACaaacaattaattgttttgtttagAAGTTTTAAGCATAACACATAATTAGGTAACAAAGTACGAAGATTTTCCAATGCTTCCTTACCACGCTTTCTTGCTCAGAAACATAGAAGGAGGTGCAGTTAACATTGGAAAAGCCTTCAAATGTCAGGTCAAAGAAGTCGAAGAggattctgaaagaaaaaaaaaaaacaccagcctCAGCTTAGAAGAAATGACAATGCTCACATCATAATGAAATGTCGCAGAatgtttttaatacatttttttctctcCAAAAAGTTATTGAAAACGAAATTTACGTCCTCGTTTGTTATTCATAGCTAACCTGATGTGGTCAAAAGTATAATTGAAATCGCTGATAATGGGGAACGTTTTTGGATCCTCGGGACCAAGCGCCTTTTGTAGTTCATTTGTAATGATCTGACATGGtgctgaaaggaaagaaatattcaacataaactaATTGAGTAAAGCAAGCAACTGTAAACAACTT comes from Palaemon carinicauda isolate YSFRI2023 unplaced genomic scaffold, ASM3689809v2 scaffold1657, whole genome shotgun sequence and encodes:
- the LOC137635738 gene encoding uncharacterized protein, which produces MFQRTLILAAISAAFAQFIPTPCQIITNELQKALGPEDPKTFPIISDFNYTFDHIRILFDFFDLTFEGFSNVNCTSFYVSEQESVAILNLIGHNLEFNTSHADIDINQPGFLVPIKTNFTSHLVNYTLELRFEIDSYREYPFNLCITSGSLNMTFHADGICNNVEVSPDVTQELNDHPEEVVEAINHYLPRFANDLTAILNDLLCHAIPLPTWWRLKNHYLPRFANDLTTTLNNILCQISSPLTT